The DNA region GGCAGGTGCTCGGCAGGGGAGAGGGCGCCCTGCACGCCCGGTACCGCGTGCTCTCAGGACAGACCGTGTACGGCCGGGTGGGCGACTGGCCGGCGCTGCTGCTGGCGGCCGCCATGATCGCCGGCGGGAGCCTCGCCGGCCGGCGGCTCTAGTCAGCGGAAGTGCTCCACGATGTCGTCCAGGTCGTCTTCCGGCACCTCGACGTACCGCCTCGTGGTGTCCACCTGTTCATGCCCCAGGAACCCGGCCACCCGCGTGAAGTCCTTCGTGGCGGCGTACAGCTGCGTGCCCGCGTACTTCCGCCCGGCGTGAAAGCCGCGGAACTCATGCTCCCGGCCGCATCTCAATGCCAGTTTCCGCAGGCGTTCGTACGCGCTGGAGTACGCCTGGAACGTGAACACCCACGCTGGCCCCCGGGCGCCCGACTCGGCCTGCCAGGCACTCAGGGCGTCCCGCAGCAGGGCGCTCAGCGGCACCCGGCGGGCCTTATCCCCCTTGCCGTGCGCGACCAGCAGGCGCCGCCGCGGCAGGTCCACGTCCGCCCAGGTGACCGCCAGGGCCTCCGCGATCCGCAGGCCGGCGTGCGCCATCAGCAGCACCAGCGCCCGCTCCTGCGCGTCCGCGTGCTCCAGCATCGCCTGCACGAACTCCGGGCGGTACGGAGGATTCTTCACGATGCCCTTGGTGCGGTCCTTGGGGCGTTTCACGTCTGCGAACGGGTCGGCGTCGGTCGCCCCGGCCCAGCGCAGGGCCCGGTACAGCGCCGAGGCCGCCGCGACGCGCGCCATCACGGTGGCGGGTTTCAGGCCGCTGCTCGTGAGGGCCGCCACGTACAGACCAGGTTCGCGGCGGCCCGGGTGCAGGAGATTCCAGGCGTGGTCGCGGGCGTGGTTCACCAGCACCTCGACGCCCTTGCGGTAGGCGCGCAGCGTGTGCGGGCTGGTACGCACGCCGCCGCTGGTGTCGGTGCTGAGGTACGCGAGCGTGATCGCCCAGAGCTCCGGGAACGTCTTGTCGCGGGCGGCAGTGACGGCCCGGACCCGCAGGGCCTCGTCGGTGAGGCCGCTGAAGCTGCGGGCCTGGGCAAGGGCGTCGGCGGTGAACGGCACCAGGGCATCGGTCATGGGTGAGCCGATGATAACATGCATTATCAACGGGCGGAGAAAAGATTAGACTGAGAGGCGATGGCCTCCGACGACCCACTCACCAGACCGGAGATTCAGCACTTCATCGCCCGAATGTCTGCCGTGCAGGCCACTGACCCGCTTAACCCGTACGGCCCATTTATGGAATCGGACGTCAGGATGGAAGACCTGTTTAACCTCTTGGGCCATGAGGATGCCGGCGAACTCTTGGCCACGGCCGTGGATCGGAGTCTCCTGAGCCTGGAGCAAGCAGAAGCGTTTCTGGGCATCGGCATCTGGAGTGGCCGGACCAATGGCTCCGATTTCATCCCGACATTGGATCAGTGGCTAGAGGATGCGAGCAGCCGAGTACGCGTGCATCTGGCCCTACACATGGACGTGCTGCCGTTCGGTGGACCGCGGAATCGTGAAGCCCGGGGTATTGATGCACTGACTTTGGTGGCAGACAGGTTCCCTGAGTATGCGGACGAGTGTGCAGCAATAATTGTGTCCCTTCGGAGTTTCATTTCCTGACTTCCCAGGTATCCCAGGTCTCAAAATGGTTCGGAGGCCCCTTCCTGGGCCTCCTGTGAGCTCGCAAAAAATCCAGCGTGCTGGACGGCAGTTTTTCAGGTGTCCAGTTCGGTGCGCGGCAGTTTCGTCAGGAACCGGATCGCGCCGGGCAGCACCCGCGCGGTGAACGGCGTGGTCTCCACGTGAAGCTCCCCGTCGTACTGGAGTGGGAACGGATCCTCGGCGTCCACGGTGACGTTCTTGGCCTGGAGGGTTTCCATGTTTCCGCTGAACAGCGGGTCCCCGAGGTTCAGTTTCACGCGCACGCTGTCGATCAGGTTCGGGACGAGCCGCAGGATGTTCCCGGCCTTGAGCAGCACCACCGTGAAGCGGCCGTCGCTGGGGCTGATGTCGCTGGTGATCGGCAGGCGGTAGTTCGCCATGCCGAAGTTCGCGACCATCACCCCGATGCCCTCGAAGTGCCGTTCCTCCCCGTCGATGACGAGGTTGAACACGGTCTTCTTGGGGTTGAGCTGCTTCATGGCGCTGAGGACGTACGCCATCACGCCGTATTTTTCCTTGAGTTCCTCACTGTCGCGGATCATGGCGGCGTCCGCGCCGGCGCCGGCCAGCATGCAGAAGCCGCTCTTCTCGCCCTTGACCTCCACCTCGCCCATGTCCACGCGGGTGGCGTGCCCGTGAATCATGACGTCCAGCAGCTCGGACGGGTCGGTGGGCAGGTCGAGGTTCTGCGCGATCAGGTTCGCGGTGCCGGCGGGGTACGCGAGCAGTGGGACGTTCTTGTACCGCATGGCGTACGCGAGGCTGCTGACCGTGCCGTCCCCACCCGCGCCCACCACCGCCGCGTAGCTCTGCACGTCGCTTACGTACTTGTCCATGTGGGTGTCCGGCTGCAGTTCTCGTTCGGTGACGTCTGCGCCGATGGCCCGGAGGCTCTGCACGAAGTCGGGCAGGCCGCTGTCCCCGTGGCCGCTTCTGGGGTTGAAGACGACCAGGATGCGCCGGCCTTCCAGCGAGCGCACGGCGTCCTCCGGCTTTGACGGATTCTTCTCAGCGGAAACGTCGTCGTCGTGGGAAATTTGACCGGGTATCATCACGTTCATTACACTTCGTTCACGGAGGCTGTTGCTATGCGCTCACTCTTGGTTGCTTCTTTACTGTCGTTCGGTCTGCTCGCCTCTTGTGCCCCCTCGGCCTCCACGGGTCAGATGGTCACCGTCACGCCCGTGCTCGTGAAAGTCTCCGATCCGGCGCCGCGTGGCGGCACGCTCACCATCCAGGGCCGTTACCTGGGCGGGGCGAACCAGGGCGTCATCCGCCTGGGCGCCGACGAGAACGGCAAGGGCGGGTACGTGTTCCCCGCCAGCGCCATCAAGTCCTGGACGGACAGTGAGATCGTCGCGACGATTCCCACGGACGCCCCGGTGGGTGGGTCGTGGCTGTTCGTGGAGGTGTCCGGGAAGCAGTCCACGGGCCTGCCGTTCAGCGTCACCCGCTGAGCACCGCCTCTGGAGGGGGACCGGCCTGCGCGGCCTGGTCCCCCTCCCCTGTTGTGCCGGGCGTGCGGGGTGCGTGACGGGCGGTACACTGTGCAGGTTATGGCGATTCAACGCCCCAAAGGCACCCAGGACCACCTTCCGGACGGCAGCCCCAAGCTCGGGCTGGACACCCGGGCGGCGGCCTTTCAGTTCATCCGGGAGACCGCCCGGCGCGTGCTGGAACGCGCCGGCGCGCAGCAGATCGATACGCCCATCTTCGAGGACGCCGAGGTAATTAAGCGCGGCGTGGGCGGCAGCACGGACATCGTCCGCAAGGAGATGTTCACCGTGTACTACTTCGGGGACCACGGCGGGTTCATCCTGCGGCCCGAAGCGACCGCCGGGGTGGTCCGCGCGTACCTGCAGAACGGCCTGAAGCAGCTGCCCGCGCCGCTGAAGCTGTGGCTGCACGGCCCGATGTTCCGCGCGGAGAACGTGCAGAAGGGCAGGCTGCGGCAGTTTCATCAGGTGGATTACGAGGTTCTGGGGTCCACGGACCCCCTTGTGGACGCCGAGACGATCAGCCTGCTGGTGGACGTGGTCAGGGCGCTGGGCCTGAAGCAGGTGAAGGTGAAGCTGGGCAGCATCGGCGACCCGGAGGACCGCGAGGCGTACAACGCGTACCTGCGTGACCTGTTCACCCCTCACGTGGACCGCCTGTCGGACGACGGCAGAGCCCGCCTGGAACGCAACCCCATGCGCATCCTGGACGGGAAGGCGCCCGGCGACCAGGAACTGATCGCGGAGCTGGGCGTGAAACCCATGCTGGCCTTCCTGGGCGAGGCGGCCAGGGCGCACTTCGAGCAGGTGCGCGCGCACCTGGACGCCTGGGACGTGGCGTACGACATCGACCCCAGCATCGTGCGCGGCCTGGACTACTACCGCCGCACTGCCTGGGAACTGCACCACGAGGGCGTGGGCGCCAAGTCCGCGCTGTGCGGCGGCGGGCGGTACGACGGCCTCGCGCAGGAACTCGGCAGCAAGGACCCCGTGCCCGGGATCGGCTGGGCGTTCGGGATGGAACGCCTGTTGCTCGCCATGGAAGCCGACGGCGTGGTGATTCCCGAGTCGGACGGCCCGCTGCTGTACGTGGCCGCGCTGGACGACTCGAACGTCGGGTACGCCGCCACGGTCGCCATGACCGCCCGGCAGGTGGCCCGCACCGAATTCGCCTACAAGGCCATGAAGCCAGGGAACGTTTTCCGGGACGCCGAGCGCCGCCGCGCCCGGTTCGTCGCCCTGATCGGCTCCGACGAGGTCGAGCAGGACACCCTGACCGTGAAGAACCTCGCCACCGGGCAGCAGACGACCGTGCCCACCCGCGACCTGCTGGCCTTCCTCAAGGGGCAGCTCGCCCTGACCCCCACCCCCCTGGAGAACGCATGAAACGCACCGCCCTGATCGGCCACCTCACCCCCGCCCACGCCGGGCAGACCGTCACGTTGCAGGGCTGGGTGAACCGCCGCCGCGACCTGGGCGGCCTGATCTTCCTCGAACTGCGCGACCGCAGCGGCGTGGTACAGGTGCAGGTGGAACCGGACTCCGCGGCGTTCGCGGAAGCGGACCGGCTGCGCGCCGAGTACGTCGCGGAGATCGAAGGCGTGTACCAACAGCGCCCGGAATCGCAGCGCAAGGGCGGCGCGGCGGACTTCGAAGTGATCGCCGTTCGGGTGAAGGTGCTGAACACCGCGAAAACCCCGCCATTCGAGCTGGAAAAGGGCGGGGACGTCGCCGAGGACATCCGCCTGAAGTACCGCTACCTGGACCTGCGCCGGGCAGACATGCAGCGCAACCTTTTCCTGCGCAGCAAGGCCGTGACCGCCGTGACCGAATTCCTGGACGCCGAGGGTTTCATTCAAGTGGAAACGCCGATGCTCACGAAGTCCACGCCGGAAGGCGCGCGGGACTTCCTGGTGCCCAGCCGCCTGAACCCCGGGGAGTTCTACGCCCTGCCGCAGAGCCCGCAGCTGTTCAAGCAGCTGCTGATGATCGCGGGTTTCGACCGGTACTACCAGCTGGCCCGCTGCTTCCGGGACGAGGACCTGCGCGCCGACCGGCAGCCGGACTTCACGCAGCTGGACATGGAACTGAGTTTCGTGGAGCAGGACGACGTGCTGGAGCTGCAGGAGCGCCTGATGGCGCACGTGTTCCGCAGGGCGCTGGGCGTGGAACTGACCCTGCCGTTCCCGCGCCTGTCGTACCAGGAAGCCATGGACCGGTACGGCTCGGACAAGCCGGACCTGCGCTTCGGGTCCGCGTTCGAGGACGTCACAGACCTGTTCCAGGGCGGCGACTTCAAGGCCTTCGCGGACGCCCAGACCGTCAAGGTGATCGCCGCGCCGGAACTGACCCGCAAGCAGATCGACGAACTGGAACGCGTGGCGAAACAGAACGGCGCCAGGGGCCTCGCGTGGCTCAAACGCGACGGCGACGCCTTCACGGGCGGCATCAGCAAGTTCGTGACCGCACAGACGGCCGAGCTGCTCGCCCGCACCGGCGTGCCGGAGGGCGGCACGCTGCTGTTCGCCGCCGGCGAATGGAAGAAGGCCGTGTCCGCGCTGGGTGCCGTGCGCCTCGCGCTGCGTGACCTGTTTGACCTCGCCGCAGGCGGCCCGCAGTTCCACGTATCGTGGGTGGTGGACTTCCCGCAGCTGGAATTCGACGAGGACTCCCAGACCTGGACGTACATGCACCACCCCTTCACCGCGCCGCACCCGGACGACCTCAAGCTGTTCGGCACGCCGCAGCAGGGCGAGATCCGCGCGCAGGCGTACGACCTGGTGCTCAACGGCTTCGAGGTCGGGGGCGGCAGCATCCGCATTCACGACCCGGAAGTGCAGACGCAGATGTTCGCGGCGATCGGGTTCACGGAGGAGCAGGCCCGCGAGAAGTTCGGGTTCTTCATGGACGCCCTGGCGCACGGCACGCCCCCCCACGGCGGGATCGCCTGGGGCTTCGACCGCCTGATCATGGTGATGAGCGGCGCGCAGAGCATCCGCGAGGTGATCGCCTTCCCGAAGAACAACCGCGGCGCGGACCTGATGGCCCTGGCCCCCTCCCCCGTGGACACGGCCCAGCTGGGCGACCTCGGCCTGAAACTGGACGACGCGGCCCCCGAAGCCTGAGCGATTCACGGAAAAGAGCGGGACGCTTTCACGGGCGTCCCGCTCCTCTCTGCCTGTTTATTGCGTTTGTCTGGCCCACCACTGCGCGCCCAGCGTCACGTCCGCCTGACTGAGTTCGTGCCCGGCGTTCAGGGTGTGCTCCTCCACCTGCGCGCCCGAGTGGGTGAGGTAGGGCGTGACCGCGCCGGCGTGCGCGGCGTACGGGTCGCGGGCGCCGTGCAGGATCAGGGCGCGGGCGTGGCTCAGGTCCGCGCCGGGCGGGTCGTCCAGCGGCATGACCGGGCGCAGGAACAGCCCGCCCTGGAAGGTCTGCGGCTGGAGGGCGAGGGCAGCCAGGGCCATGTTCGCACCGTTGCTGTAACCCAGCGTCAGCACCTTCGCGGGGTCCAGGCCGTACGCCTGGGCGGCATCCTGCACGAACTGCGCCAGCGCGGCGGCCTCCTCCCGGATCTGCGCCTGGTCGTAGCGCACGGCCGTGAACCGGCGGAAGAAGCGGGGAAAGCCCTCGTCCAGGCTGCGGCCGCGCACGCCCAGCAGGGTGGCGTCCGGCGCGATCTCCCGGCCCAGGCCGCGCAGCTGGGTCTCGTTCCCGCCGGTGCCGTGCAGGTGCAGCAGGGTCCAGGGACCGGTGCCGCGGTCCAGGTGGTGAATCCAGTTCGTGTTCATCCGGAGGTCTCGTGGGGTCGGGTGGTCCACCAGTGCACGGCGAAATCCACCAGGGCGCGCTGGGACATGAGTTTCGCCGTGCCCGCGCCGACTGGTCCGATCCTGACGGCGCCGGTGGCCTCGAAGGCGGCTTTCACGGGGGGGAAGGCGCTGTCGTCGTAGTCGATCTCGTCGAAGGTCACCCACTGCCTCTCGCCGTTCACGAGGACGGGTCCGCTGAAGGACGTGACCGGCCGCGTCCCGGCGCGGATCTCGGCGAGGTGCAGACTGGTGTTGTTCTCCGTGCCGAGCAGCAGCACGCGGCCGTTCAGGTCGTACACCCGGGCGAGGGGCGACTTCTCTCCCAGCGAGAAAGTCAGGGCGTGGCCGTCGGTCACGAACCCGGCCTGCCGACCCCAGGCGGCAAACGAACTGTGCGGGTGGTGGCTGCGCTGCGCGCCGGGTGCCGTGCGGAACAGTTCCGGGATGCGGCCCATCTTCCGGGTGGGCGTGAGGGCCGGGTCGAAGGCGGGCAGTTCGGCGCGGAGGGTGGACCACCACGATTCCGGCACGGCGGGGTTACGCCAGCCGGCCGGGTCGGTGAGATTCAGGGTAAAGGTCGGCATGACCAGCGTGCCTTCCGGCGTGACCGCGTCCTGCAAAGCCTGGATGACGGCCACGGCACCCCCGGCCACCCAGCCGAGCCGACTGAGGCTGCTGTGCACGATCAGGACGTCGCCGGGCTGCACGCCCAGAGCGCGGAGGTCGGCAGTCAGGCTGGAGCGGGTGCCGGGCCGGTCAGTGCGGGCGACCGTATCGAGTTCAGTGGTTCGGTTCATGGCGGTCCTCCGGTGGCCGGACGTGTAGACGGCGCGTCCCTGGAGGGTAGGGGCGGGCCGCCGGGAGTGGATGCGCCGGATGGCGGAGGCGGCCTGTCAGTGGATGGGTTTGAGGCCGGCCTCGATGGCGGCGCGGCGCGATTCGAAGCGGGGCGGCAGGATCAGCCGTTCGCCCAGGTGCGCGGGGTCCTCGTCCACCGCGAAGCCGGGGCCGTCGGTGGCGATCTCGTACAGGATGCCGTTCGGTTCACGGAAGTACAGGCTGCGGAACCAGAAGCGGTCCACCTCGCCGCTGGTGCGCAGGCCGAAGTGGCTGAAGTGCTCCGTCCAGGCGTGGTACTCGGTGTCGTTGGGGGTGCGGAAGGCGACGTGGTGCACGCCGCCCGCGCCGGGCTGGGCGGGGGGCAGGTCGGGCCGGACGGCGACGTGCAGTTCCGCGTGCGGGCCTTTCGGGGTGCCGTCGTCGGCGCCCATCTCGTACACGTGCACGGTGTGCTGCGGGCCGGTCGGGTCGGGGTAGGTGCGCACGGGCCGCATGTGTAGCACCTTCTGGAGCACCACGTCGGTGTTGCGCAGGCTGGGCACGGTCATGGTGATGGGCCCCAGGCCGCGCAGCTGGTGTTCGGCGGGCACGGGGCTGCCGGTCCAGGGAGTGGGTGGGTCGCCGGCGCCGCCGTCCGCGACGAGGGCGAGGCGCTGGCCTTCCGGGTCCTCGAAGTCCAGGGTGGGGCGGCCGTCGCGTTCCACGATTTCCCCGTGCGTGACGTTCAGGTCGCGGAGCCGGGCCTGCCAGTAGTCGAGGCTCGCGGCGTCCTTCACGCGCAGGGCGGTGCGGGTCACGGTGTGGTTCCCGCGCTGTTCGGGCGGGGTGGGCCAGTCGAAGAAGGTCAGGTCGGTGCCGGGGTTGCCGGCGCCGTCGGCGTAGAACAGGTGGTAGGCGCTCACATCGTCCTGGTTCACGGTCTTCTTCACGAGCCGCATGCCGAGCGCCCCGGTGTAGAAGTGCCTGTTCCCGCTGATGTTCGCGGAGACGGCGGTCAGGTGGTGAATGCCGGTCAGGGTGAGGGGGGTCATGCGGGGTCTCCTTACGTGAGGGTGAGGGGGCGCAGGTGCGCTTCGATCGTGGCGCGGCGGGGTTCCAGGAAGGGCGGGAGGGCCAGCCGCTCGCCCAGGGCGCCCTGCGGTTCGTCGCTGGCGAAGCCGGGGCCGTCGGTGGCAAGTTCGATCACGAGGCCGTTGTCGTCCCGGATGTACACGCTGTGGAAGTAGTACCGGTTCACGTGTCCGCTGTTGGCGTACCCGGCCCCGGCGAGGTGGTCCAGCCACGCCTGGAGGGCCGTTTCGTCGGGCACGCGAAGCGCGACGTGGTGCACGCTGCCCGCGCCGGGGCGGTGGCGGGGCATGTCGCCGCGTTCGGTGACGTGCAGTTCGGCGTGCGGACCGCCTTCTCCTATCTGAAAGACGTGCGTGGTGAAGGCGTCCGTGTCGTACTGCCGGACTTCACGCAGGTTCAGCCCTCCTTCCAGGAAGGCGCGGGTGGGGCCGAGGTCGGCCACGCTGGCGGCGCTGTATCCGAGGCCCTGAATCTGGAACGCGGCGGGAATGTCCGCCTGGGGATTCGGGGTGCCGCGGGGGCCGTGACCACCGTCGTCGAACAGGGCGAGGCGGGTGCCGTCCACGTCCTCGAAGGTCAGGTGCGTCCGGCTGTCCAGGGTATGCAGGCCGCTGTGCACCATCCCAAGCGAGGTGAGGCGCTCCACCCAGAAGGCCAGGGCGTCCGGGCCGGTGACGCGGAAGGTCGTGAGGGTCACGCTGTCGTTGCCGCGGTGCTCGCGGGCCGCGCGGGGAAAGTCGAAGAAGGTCATCTCGCTGCCCGGGGCGCCCTGGCCGTCGGCGTAGAACAGGTGGTACATGCCGGGCGAGTCCTGGTTCACGGTCTTCTTCACCAGCCGCAGGCCCAGCACGCGGGTGTAGAAGTCGTGGTTACGGGCGATGTCGGCGCTCAGGGCGCTGACGTGGTGCAGGCCGCCTAACGTGAGGGGGGTCATGCGGGCTCCTCCTGCAGCCGGGTCCAGATGCTGGCCAGGACCTGCTGCTCTTCGGGGGTGACGCGGTTCAGGAACAGGGCGCGGACGCGGTTCAGGTGCGTGACGTGCAGGCGCTTGAGGCGCTGCGCGCCGTGCGGGGTGAGGGTGACCTGGTAGCCGCGGCCGTCGGTTTCGCAGCGTTCGCGGGTGATCAGGTTCAGCGCCTGAAGTTTGTCCGCGAGGCGGGTCAGGCCGCCCAGGCTGTAGCCGAGCGCGTGCGCGAGTTCGGTCATGCGCAGGCCGGTGTCCGGGCCCTCTTCCAGCGTGAGCAGCAGTTCGTACGCGGCGAGGTTCAGGCCGGTTTCGTCCTGCAGTTCGCGGTCCAGGGTGTTCCAGAGGCGCTGGTGGGTCTGGAGCAGGCCGCGCCAGGCCTGGGCTTCCAGTGGAGTGAGTTTCGGCA from Deinococcus ficus includes:
- a CDS encoding IPT/TIG domain-containing protein, with the protein product MVTVTPVLVKVSDPAPRGGTLTIQGRYLGGANQGVIRLGADENGKGGYVFPASAIKSWTDSEIVATIPTDAPVGGSWLFVEVSGKQSTGLPFSVTR
- a CDS encoding ring-cleaving dioxygenase; the encoded protein is MTPLTLTGIHHLTAVSANISGNRHFYTGALGMRLVKKTVNQDDVSAYHLFYADGAGNPGTDLTFFDWPTPPEQRGNHTVTRTALRVKDAASLDYWQARLRDLNVTHGEIVERDGRPTLDFEDPEGQRLALVADGGAGDPPTPWTGSPVPAEHQLRGLGPITMTVPSLRNTDVVLQKVLHMRPVRTYPDPTGPQHTVHVYEMGADDGTPKGPHAELHVAVRPDLPPAQPGAGGVHHVAFRTPNDTEYHAWTEHFSHFGLRTSGEVDRFWFRSLYFREPNGILYEIATDGPGFAVDEDPAHLGERLILPPRFESRRAAIEAGLKPIH
- a CDS encoding MarR family winged helix-turn-helix transcriptional regulator; translation: MPKLTPLEAQAWRGLLQTHQRLWNTLDRELQDETGLNLAAYELLLTLEEGPDTGLRMTELAHALGYSLGGLTRLADKLQALNLITRERCETDGRGYQVTLTPHGAQRLKRLHVTHLNRVRALFLNRVTPEEQQVLASIWTRLQEEPA
- a CDS encoding VOC family protein, which encodes MTPLTLGGLHHVSALSADIARNHDFYTRVLGLRLVKKTVNQDSPGMYHLFYADGQGAPGSEMTFFDFPRAAREHRGNDSVTLTTFRVTGPDALAFWVERLTSLGMVHSGLHTLDSRTHLTFEDVDGTRLALFDDGGHGPRGTPNPQADIPAAFQIQGLGYSAASVADLGPTRAFLEGGLNLREVRQYDTDAFTTHVFQIGEGGPHAELHVTERGDMPRHRPGAGSVHHVALRVPDETALQAWLDHLAGAGYANSGHVNRYYFHSVYIRDDNGLVIELATDGPGFASDEPQGALGERLALPPFLEPRRATIEAHLRPLTLT
- a CDS encoding alpha/beta hydrolase, which translates into the protein MNTNWIHHLDRGTGPWTLLHLHGTGGNETQLRGLGREIAPDATLLGVRGRSLDEGFPRFFRRFTAVRYDQAQIREEAAALAQFVQDAAQAYGLDPAKVLTLGYSNGANMALAALALQPQTFQGGLFLRPVMPLDDPPGADLSHARALILHGARDPYAAHAGAVTPYLTHSGAQVEEHTLNAGHELSQADVTLGAQWWARQTQ
- a CDS encoding diacylglycerol/lipid kinase family protein, whose protein sequence is MNVMIPGQISHDDDVSAEKNPSKPEDAVRSLEGRRILVVFNPRSGHGDSGLPDFVQSLRAIGADVTERELQPDTHMDKYVSDVQSYAAVVGAGGDGTVSSLAYAMRYKNVPLLAYPAGTANLIAQNLDLPTDPSELLDVMIHGHATRVDMGEVEVKGEKSGFCMLAGAGADAAMIRDSEELKEKYGVMAYVLSAMKQLNPKKTVFNLVIDGEERHFEGIGVMVANFGMANYRLPITSDISPSDGRFTVVLLKAGNILRLVPNLIDSVRVKLNLGDPLFSGNMETLQAKNVTVDAEDPFPLQYDGELHVETTPFTARVLPGAIRFLTKLPRTELDT
- the hisS gene encoding histidine--tRNA ligase, whose protein sequence is MAIQRPKGTQDHLPDGSPKLGLDTRAAAFQFIRETARRVLERAGAQQIDTPIFEDAEVIKRGVGGSTDIVRKEMFTVYYFGDHGGFILRPEATAGVVRAYLQNGLKQLPAPLKLWLHGPMFRAENVQKGRLRQFHQVDYEVLGSTDPLVDAETISLLVDVVRALGLKQVKVKLGSIGDPEDREAYNAYLRDLFTPHVDRLSDDGRARLERNPMRILDGKAPGDQELIAELGVKPMLAFLGEAARAHFEQVRAHLDAWDVAYDIDPSIVRGLDYYRRTAWELHHEGVGAKSALCGGGRYDGLAQELGSKDPVPGIGWAFGMERLLLAMEADGVVIPESDGPLLYVAALDDSNVGYAATVAMTARQVARTEFAYKAMKPGNVFRDAERRRARFVALIGSDEVEQDTLTVKNLATGQQTTVPTRDLLAFLKGQLALTPTPLENA
- a CDS encoding tyrosine-type recombinase/integrase; the protein is MTDALVPFTADALAQARSFSGLTDEALRVRAVTAARDKTFPELWAITLAYLSTDTSGGVRTSPHTLRAYRKGVEVLVNHARDHAWNLLHPGRREPGLYVAALTSSGLKPATVMARVAAASALYRALRWAGATDADPFADVKRPKDRTKGIVKNPPYRPEFVQAMLEHADAQERALVLLMAHAGLRIAEALAVTWADVDLPRRRLLVAHGKGDKARRVPLSALLRDALSAWQAESGARGPAWVFTFQAYSSAYERLRKLALRCGREHEFRGFHAGRKYAGTQLYAATKDFTRVAGFLGHEQVDTTRRYVEVPEDDLDDIVEHFR
- a CDS encoding aminoglycoside N(3)-acetyltransferase translates to MNRTTELDTVARTDRPGTRSSLTADLRALGVQPGDVLIVHSSLSRLGWVAGGAVAVIQALQDAVTPEGTLVMPTFTLNLTDPAGWRNPAVPESWWSTLRAELPAFDPALTPTRKMGRIPELFRTAPGAQRSHHPHSSFAAWGRQAGFVTDGHALTFSLGEKSPLARVYDLNGRVLLLGTENNTSLHLAEIRAGTRPVTSFSGPVLVNGERQWVTFDEIDYDDSAFPPVKAAFEATGAVRIGPVGAGTAKLMSQRALVDFAVHWWTTRPHETSG
- the aspS gene encoding aspartate--tRNA ligase, with the translated sequence MKRTALIGHLTPAHAGQTVTLQGWVNRRRDLGGLIFLELRDRSGVVQVQVEPDSAAFAEADRLRAEYVAEIEGVYQQRPESQRKGGAADFEVIAVRVKVLNTAKTPPFELEKGGDVAEDIRLKYRYLDLRRADMQRNLFLRSKAVTAVTEFLDAEGFIQVETPMLTKSTPEGARDFLVPSRLNPGEFYALPQSPQLFKQLLMIAGFDRYYQLARCFRDEDLRADRQPDFTQLDMELSFVEQDDVLELQERLMAHVFRRALGVELTLPFPRLSYQEAMDRYGSDKPDLRFGSAFEDVTDLFQGGDFKAFADAQTVKVIAAPELTRKQIDELERVAKQNGARGLAWLKRDGDAFTGGISKFVTAQTAELLARTGVPEGGTLLFAAGEWKKAVSALGAVRLALRDLFDLAAGGPQFHVSWVVDFPQLEFDEDSQTWTYMHHPFTAPHPDDLKLFGTPQQGEIRAQAYDLVLNGFEVGGGSIRIHDPEVQTQMFAAIGFTEEQAREKFGFFMDALAHGTPPHGGIAWGFDRLIMVMSGAQSIREVIAFPKNNRGADLMALAPSPVDTAQLGDLGLKLDDAAPEA